In Salmo salar chromosome ssa14, Ssal_v3.1, whole genome shotgun sequence, the sequence CATGGAGGTCGTTACAGAGGGAGACGAACAGACCGACGAGGGGGCCGCTAACTGTCCTGTGGAAAACTCAACTGAAAGCAACCCGAGTGAGGAAGACACACAGGCCATGGACCACTTCATTAAAACGATGGACTCGAGTACGGCAGAAGGAGGTTACGAGTGCAAGTACTGCAGCTTTCAGACATCACAGCTCAATATGTTTACCTTGCATGTGGACACTGAGCACCCAAATATAGTTCTAAACTCATCTTATGTGTGTGTTGAATGTGACTTTCACACCAAAAGGTATGATGCATTGTTGGAGCATAATGCACGCCACCACCCTGGAGAAGACAGTTTCACCAGGACCATGGTGAAGAGCAACAATCAAACCATCTTTGAGCAGAGAGTCAATGACTTGACCTTTGATGGCAGTTTTGTTGAGGAGGATGAGGACACATCCTGTAAGGGTATTGCCCTAAGCAAGACCCCAATCATGAAGCTCAAGAGTAGGGCTGAGGCCAAGAAGTTTACAGGGTCGCACAAAATGGCAGATTACAGTGTCATTAAAGTGGAGAGTGATGGggaagaagagacagaggagatgcccccccctcctctcacccccacTGTAGTGGCTGTGTCAACCCCTCTGACCATTCAACCTATTCAGCAAAGCATAATGGTCAACAGCCCAAACGTGCTCCAAATAAAGACCACCAACTCCACCACAATGCTCCCTCCAGGGACATTGGCCCAAGTTCTGTCTGCCTTGCAGAATCAGCAGACCTCCCAGACCCAGCTCCTCATCCCGGTCAGTAGTATCCCCACATACAATGGGGCCATGGACAATAATGTCCTGCTGGTCAGCGCCTATAATAGGTTCCCTTACCCATCTGTGTCAGAGATCATGGGTCTAGCAGCACAAACCAAGTTCACAGAGGAGCAGATAAAGGTGTGGTTCTCTGCCCAGCGGCTGAAGCACGGTGTGAGCTGGACcccagaggaggtggaggaggccaGGAGGAAGAAGTTCAACGGCTCAGTGCAGGCGGTGCCACAGACCATCACTGTCATCCCAGCCAATTTTGCTACGGCAGCCAATGGCCTGCAGTCCATCTTTCAGACTTGTCAGATTGTAGGGCAACCAGGGATGGTTTTGACTCATGTAGGGGGTGGCAACGCTGTCCCTGTGGCCTCACCCATCACGTTAGCTGTCGCTGGGGTCCCCAACCCCAGAACCAGTGTCAGTAAGGTGCCAGAACCCTCCACCTCTGAAACTGCTTCTCCACTCAGTACCGATTCCCTGGGAGCGCGACCCAAAAAATCCAAGGAGCAGCTAGCAGAGCTGAAGGCCAGTTACTTAAGGAGACAGTTTGCCACTGAGGCAGAAATCTCTCGGCTGATGAAGGTCACTAACCTCACCAAAAGAGCAATAAAGAAGTGGTTCAGCGACACACGTTACAACCAACGCAACTCAAAGGACCACCAAGGCCTTGCCTTAAATGACATTTCAGTCAACACCAACAGtaacgacggcagcagcagcacagccattgTGATCGACTCCAGCGACGAAGCCAGTGAATCCTCTCTCACAACCCAAGGGCCCATATATGATCCACGAATCAAGTTCCGCCACGCCTTTCCTGACTTCACACCTCAGAAGTTCAAGGAAAAGACTCCGGAGCAGCTTCTGCTTTTGGAGGCCAGCTACCAGAAGTCTGACACGCCTGGCGATGAGGAGCTAAGTAGGTTGAGGATGGAGACTAAACTGACCAGGCGAGAGGTGGACGCCTGGTTCTCTGAGAGGAGAAAAATGCCAGTGGACTCTGATGGCACAGAGGAGCTAGAGAGGGAAATGGTCAAAGCGCCTTCCTCTGGGCAAGAAGCTCGGACGCCATCCAGCGGCCGGAAGATAATGAAGAAAACCCCAGAACAGCTCCACGTTCTGAAACGCGCCTTTGTTCGTACCCAGTGGCCCTCTGCTGAAGAGTACGACAAGATGGCCAAGGAGAGCGGGTTACCCAGAACCTACATTGTCAACTGGTTTGGAGACACCCGGTATGCCTGCAAGAACAGTAACCTGAAGTGGTACTACTTGTACCAGAGTGGGAAGGTTAACGAGGCAATGAACGGAGGTGAACTTAAGAAGAAGCCACGGAAACGCTTTCGTGGTTGGTCCAGGAGGACGAGGCGGCCATACCCCTGCAAACAAACACCCCCTACCATCAAAGTCAAGACGGGTAAAGATATTTTAAAGGAGCACTACCTCAAGCATAAGTTCTTAAATGAGAAAGATTTGGATGAACTGGTGGCGAAGTCCAGTATGAGCTATGAGCAGGTGCGGGACTGGTTTGCGGAGATCAGCAGGAGGGAAGAGAAGGGTCTTGACCCTTTCATTGATGGTAAAGAGGAGACACATGGTGACAGTGAGGGGGAGATGGAAGTGAAAGAGAAAGGGGATGATGAAGAAAACGACATTGACAACAAAGATGATGAAAATAACAATGATGAAGATGAAACGAATGACAATGAAACCACGGAAGAGCCTCAATGTTTCAAGCAATCACAGTCAGAATCAGAAGATCAGTGATTTTAAAAAGGTCCAGGTGAGTGATGATGACAAGGATGGGTAGAATGAGTACATTTTCTAATTGTAAAGGCATTTGTTACTTGTGTGtcctgaattattattattaaatgttTAACATCCCAAGTTCTTTCCtctgaatgtaatatatattagCCTAATACAAATTAAATTACTTTTGACCTTGATTTCCTCTTTATACAGTCAGTGAGGAAATTTGCACACTAATCTCATGTTTTCTTAATTATGACATTGTGTTTTGCTCCCACAGAATTCTCATTGTTTGCCTACAGAAGAGATGGAAAACACAGGTGAAATGTACCAAGTGTTTTGGTGTTATACTGTGTGGACCAACCAGGCACAAAGAAGTGAGAAGATGTATGATGCCAAATAATTTTAGCAAGggataatatactgaacaaaaatataaacacaacatgtaaagtgttggtcccatgtttcatgagcggaaataaaagatctctgaaattttccatatgcacaaatcatcaaatcaaatgttgtttataaagccctttttaaatCAGCAGATgttacaaagtgcttatacagaaacccagcctaaaatgccaaacagcaagcaatgcagatgtagaagcatggtggctaggaaaaactccctagaaatgcaGGGACCTAGGGAGGaaacaggctctgaggggtggccagttctcttctggctgtgccaggtggagattataagagtacatggccattaaggtcaGATTGTTCAAcaagatgttgaaatgttcatagatgacgagcagggtcaaataataatcacagtggttgtagagggtgccacaggtcagcacctcaggagtaaatgtcagttggcttttcatggcTCGTTCAGAGGTTGCGA encodes:
- the LOC106569931 gene encoding zinc fingers and homeoboxes protein 1; this translates as MASRRKTTTPCMFPPIEMVNSDPDMEVVTEGDEQTDEGAANCPVENSTESNPSEEDTQAMDHFIKTMDSSTAEGGYECKYCSFQTSQLNMFTLHVDTEHPNIVLNSSYVCVECDFHTKRYDALLEHNARHHPGEDSFTRTMVKSNNQTIFEQRVNDLTFDGSFVEEDEDTSCKGIALSKTPIMKLKSRAEAKKFTGSHKMADYSVIKVESDGEEETEEMPPPPLTPTVVAVSTPLTIQPIQQSIMVNSPNVLQIKTTNSTTMLPPGTLAQVLSALQNQQTSQTQLLIPVSSIPTYNGAMDNNVLLVSAYNRFPYPSVSEIMGLAAQTKFTEEQIKVWFSAQRLKHGVSWTPEEVEEARRKKFNGSVQAVPQTITVIPANFATAANGLQSIFQTCQIVGQPGMVLTHVGGGNAVPVASPITLAVAGVPNPRTSVSKVPEPSTSETASPLSTDSLGARPKKSKEQLAELKASYLRRQFATEAEISRLMKVTNLTKRAIKKWFSDTRYNQRNSKDHQGLALNDISVNTNSNDGSSSTAIVIDSSDEASESSLTTQGPIYDPRIKFRHAFPDFTPQKFKEKTPEQLLLLEASYQKSDTPGDEELSRLRMETKLTRREVDAWFSERRKMPVDSDGTEELEREMVKAPSSGQEARTPSSGRKIMKKTPEQLHVLKRAFVRTQWPSAEEYDKMAKESGLPRTYIVNWFGDTRYACKNSNLKWYYLYQSGKVNEAMNGGELKKKPRKRFRGWSRRTRRPYPCKQTPPTIKVKTGKDILKEHYLKHKFLNEKDLDELVAKSSMSYEQVRDWFAEISRREEKGLDPFIDGKEETHGDSEGEMEVKEKGDDEENDIDNKDDENNNDEDETNDNETTEEPQCFKQSQSESEDQ